A genome region from Carya illinoinensis cultivar Pawnee chromosome 2, C.illinoinensisPawnee_v1, whole genome shotgun sequence includes the following:
- the LOC122301248 gene encoding transketolase, chloroplastic, which translates to MASTSSLTLSQALLARAISHHHASNPSSSDRVVSLPTHTIPTFSGLKSSHSKSSTGVHHRRRRVSDYSLQVRASVAQTPIVDKTTDISLVEKSVNTIRFLAIDAVEKANSGHPGLPMGCAPMGHILYDEVMRYNPKNPYWFNRDRFVLSAGHGCMLQYALLHLAGYDSVKEEDLKSFRQWGSRTPGHPENFETPGCEVTTGPLGQGIANAVGLALAEKHLAARFNKPDNEIVDHYTYVILGDGCQMEGISNEACSLAGHWGLGKLIAFYDDNHISIDGDTDIAFTESVDKRFEGLGWHIIWVKNGNTGYDDIRAAIEEAKTVKDKPTLIKVTTTIGYGSPNKANSYSVHGSALGAKEVDATRKNLGWPYEPFHVPEEVKKHWSRHVPDGAALESEWNAKFAEYEKKYKEEAAELKSIIYGELPAGWDKALPTYAPDSPADATRNLSQQCLNALAKVLPGLLGGSADLASSNMTLLKMFGDFQKNTPEERNVRFGVREHGMGAICNGIALHSPGLIPYCATFFVFTDYMRAAIRISALCEARVIYVMTHDSIGLGEDGPTHQPIEHLASFRAMPNILMLRPADGNETAGAYKVAVLNKKRPSILALSRQKLPQLPGTSVEGVEKGGYTISDNSSGNKPDVILIGTGSELEIAAKAAEELRKEGKAVRVVSLVSWELFDEQSDAYKESVLPAAVSARVSIEAGSTFGWEKIIGSKGKAIGIDRFGASAPAGRIYKEFGLTAEAVIAAAKELS; encoded by the exons ATGGCTtccacttcatcactgactcTGTCTCAGGCACTCCTAGCCCGAGCCATTTCCCACCACCATGCCTCCAATCCATCCTCATCTGATCGCGTGGTCTCGCTCCCCACTCACACTATTCCTACTTTCTCCGGCCTCAAATCCTCACACTCAAAGTCATCGACCGGAGTCCACCACCGCCGACGCCGAGTCTCCGACTATAGCCTTCAGGTACGAGCCTCCGTCGCCCAGACCCCCATTGTCGACAAGACCACCGATATCTCGTTGGTGGAGAAGTCTGTCAACACGATCCGGTTCCTGGCCATAGATGCCGTTGAGAAGGCGAACTCGGGTCACCCGGGTCTTCCCATGGGCTGCGCCCCGATGGGCCATATCTTGTATGACGAAGTCATGAGGTACAACCCCAAGAACCCCTATTGGTTCAACCGTGACCGCTTCGTTCTCTCAGCCGGCCACGGCTGCATGCTCCAGTACGCTCTGCTTCACCTCGCTGGCTACGATAGTGTCAAG GAAGAAGACCTGAAGAGTTTCCGTCAATGGGGAAGCAGAACCCCTGGACACCCTGAGAACTTTGAGACACCTGGTTGTGAAGTCACAACTG GTCCTCTTGGGCAGGGTATTGCCAATGCTGTCGGTTTGGCTCTTGCCGAGAAGCACTTGGCTGCTCGTTTCAACAAGCCTGACAATGAGATCGTTGACCATTACAC ATACGTTATTCTGGGAGATGGTTGCCAAATGGAGGGGATTTCAAATGAAGCTTGTTCCCTAGCCGGGCACTGGGGACTTGGGAAGTTGATTGCTTTCTATGATGACAACCACATTTCTATTGATGGTGACACAGATATTGCGTTCACTGAGAGTGTTGACAAACGTTTTGAGGGCCTTGGGTGGCACATTATCTGGGTGAAGAATGGAAACACTGGCTATGATGATATTCGCGCTGCCATTGAGGAAGCAAAGACTGTGAAAGACAAGCCCACTTTAATCAAG GTGACTACAACAATTGGCTATGGTTCTCCAAACAAGGCAAACTCTTACAGTGTACATGGAAGTGCACTAGGTGCCAAGGAAGTGGATGCTACTAGGAAGAACCTTGGATGGCCATATGAACCTTTCCATGTGCCTGAAGAGGTTAAAAA GCATTGGAGCCGCCATGTTCCTGACGGTGCTGCTCTCGAATCTGAATGGAATGCCAAGTTTGCTGAATATGAGAAGAAGTACAAGGAGGAAGCGGCAGAGCTCAAGTCTATCATCTATGGTGAATTACCAGCTGGCTGGGACAAAGCACTTCCT ACTTATGCTCCGGACAGCCCCGCTGATGCGACCAGAAATCTCTCTCAGCAATGCCTTAATGCCCTTGCAAAGGTTCTCCCAGGTCTTCTTGGTGGCAGTGCAGACCTTGCTTCTTCCAACATGACATTGCTGAAGATGTTTGGGGACTTCCAAAAGAATACACCGGAAGAACGCAATGTTAGGTTTGGCGTTAGAGAGCATGGAATGGGAGCCATTTGCAATGGCATTGCCTTACACAGCCCTGGGCTGATTCCATACTGTGctactttctttgttttcacCGACTACATGAGAGCAGCTATCAGGATTTCTGCATTATGTGAAGCTAGAGTTATCTATGTTATGACTCATGATTCAATTGGACTCGGAGAAGATGGCCCAACCCATCAGCCAATAGAGCACCTAGCAAGTTTCCGGGCAATGCCCAATATTCTGATGCTCCGTCCAGCAGATGGAAACGAGACTGCAGGAGCATACAAGGTTGCAGTCCTTAACAAGAAGAGACCCTCTATTCTTGCTCTCTCTCGGCAAAAGCTTCCCCAACTTCCTGGAACTTCTGTGGAAGGAGTTGAAAAGggtggctatactatttcagaCAATTCTTCAGGTAACAAGCCAGATGTTATTTTGATCGGAACTGGTTCTGAACTGGAAATTGCTGCCAAAGCGGCTGAGGAACTGAGAAAGGAGGGGAAGGCTGTTAGAGTTGTTTCCCTCGTTTCTTGGGAGCTCTTTGATGAGCAATCCGATGCTTACAAGGAAAGTGTTTTGCCAGCAGCTGTCTCAGCTAGGGTTAGCATCGAGGCTGGGTCAACATTCGGGTGGGAGAAGATTATTGGAAGCAAAGGCAAGGCAATAGGAATTGACAGGTTTGGGGCCAGTGCACCCGCAGGGAGAATATACAAAGAGTTTGGTCTTACTGCAGAAGCTGTTATTGCAGCAGCCAAAGAACTTAGCTAG